The Candidatus Binatia bacterium genomic sequence TACAGCCTCCTTGAATGGCTCAACGGCGCCGACTCGATCCTTGAATCCAATGACTGTGCCTTCGAGGGACCGCGCACGAACAGTACTCTTCAATTTCCGAAGGCTCTTGAAGTCACGGGAAGGCTCATGATCCTATGGCGGGAGCTTCCGCTCAATCTCTCCCGAGCTAACACGGAGTGGCTCAAGGGGGGCATTCATCATTACCTTACGCAGATAGCCCCCGCGCTTGATTATGGGGTGGTCGGTACCACCGTCTTTCACGTCAAGTACGTTACTCTACCTCTTCCCGACGAGCAGCAATTGGGCTTTCAGCTCATGCTCTCGTTCTGGTCGTGGGGTGACACCGAAGAGGAGGTCATGGGCAATCTGGATCGCACTGTCCAGAACATCCGGGAGGCCCTTCGCGCGGTCGTGCGGGAGGCCAAGGACTCCATCAGCAGTCATGCACCTGGCGCCTAATCCCTCGTTGCAGCGGACTCGCTGCGCTCGCCGCTGAACTCGATATCGCGCCCCGGGCGCGTATTGACGACGTACGTACAGTATGCAATGGGGAAATATGGATGCTGAATTCTGGCTCAACGGCATCTGCTTCAAATGGGATCGCAAGAAGGCAACGTCGAATCTCCGAGATCACCACATTGCGTTCGAATTGGCCTGTGAGGTCTTCTTCGATCCCTTCATTCGTTGGCTGAGTTCCGAGATGGTTGACCGCGAGGAGCGCGAGACGGTGGTAGGCCTGACAACGGGCTGGAGCCTGGTTGTGGTTGCGCACGTCGAACGGGGAGAGTTTATTCGCATCATTTCGGCGCGTCCAGCCAGTGCTCAGGAGAGGAAGACCTATGAAGATCAGTGATCTGCGCAAGCGGCTTCGTAGAGACCGACCGATGGCAAGTGTTACGCTCCGGATGCCACAGGACGTTATCGACGACCTCAAACGGGTGGCGCCTCTATTGGGGTTCTCCGGTTATCAGCCACTGATCCGCGGGTACGTCGGACAAGGGCTGCGTCGCGATTTGGAGCGCATCGAGGGACCACCAGACGTCGC encodes the following:
- a CDS encoding BrnT family toxin, yielding MDAEFWLNGICFKWDRKKATSNLRDHHIAFELACEVFFDPFIRWLSSEMVDREERETVVGLTTGWSLVVVAHVERGEFIRIISARPASAQERKTYEDQ